In the genome of Halosolutus amylolyticus, the window GATCTTCGAGGACCCGCAGTGGCCCGGCGACCCCGCCTACTACCTCTGCGTCCCCTCGAAGACCGACGACTCCGTCGCCCCCGAGGGTCACAGCAACCTGTTCGTCCTCGTCCCGATCGCGCCGGGGCTCGATGACACGCCCGAACGCCGCCAGGAGTATCGCGACCTGATCCTCGAGGACATCGCCGCCAACACCGGCACCGACCTGCGAGATCGGATCGTCGTCGAGGAGACCTTCTGCGTCGAGGACTTCGCCGATCGGTACAACAGCTTCAAGGGGACCGCACTGGGGATGGCCCACACGCTCCGCCAGACCTCGCTCTTCCGGCCGCCCCACCGATCGAAGGCAGTCGAGGGGCTGTACTTCACCGGCTCGTACACGACGCCCGGGATCGGCGTCCCCATGTGCCTGATCAGCGGCGAGTTGACCGCGGAGAAGGTGATCGAGGATTACGGACGGCCGAAACCGACGGACAATGTCCAGTGACGGCCATGCCCGGGAACTCGACGTCGATCGCGAGTTCGGGGACGAGATCGGATCCGGGTCCGGAATCCATATCGGGCTCGGAGTCGGCACGGGGACCGAAGTCGGACTCGGACCCGGGTCGGGAGTCAGATCCAGAACCCGGGTCGCCGATCGCCGACGGGGACGGACGAGGTCTGCGCGATCGGCTCTCGTACCTGGTGACGCTATCGCGGCCGCGATTCTGGCTCTACCTCGCGGGACCGGTGCTCGTGGGCGTCGCCTACGCCGCCGACGGCGTCGGTGACCTCACCTCGCCCGCGGCCGCCGTGTTGTTCGCCTACTTCCTCCTCCCGGCGAACGTCTTCCTCTACGGGATCAACGACGTCTACGATCGGGAGATCGACGCCGCGAACCCGAAGAAGGAGGACCGGGAGGCACGGTACCGGGGCCAGCGGTGGGTTCCGGCGGTCGTCGCCGCCTGTGGCGTTCTGGCGCTCCTGCTCCTCCCGCTCGTCCCGGCTGCGGCGTGGCCGTGGCTCGCGGCGTTCCTCGTTCTCGGGGCCGCCTACAGCGCACCGCCGGCGCGGTTCAAGACGACGCCCCTGCTCGACTCGGTCTCGAACGGGCTCTACGTCACGCCGGGGATCGCCGCCTACGCCGCCGTCGCGGGCACGCAGCCGCCGTTGCTGGCGATCGCGGGCGGGTGGCTGTGGGCGATGGGGATGCACACGTTCTCGGCGATTCCGGACATCGACCCCGATCGAGCAACCGGGATCCGGACGACGGCGACGGTGCTCGGGAAGCGTCGAACCTACGCCTACGTCGGCGCGTGCTGGCTCGCGAGCGCCGTCGCCTTCGGGGCGCTCGACGTCCGGTTGAGCGCGCTCATGGCCGTCTACCCCCTGCTCGTCGCGGCCATCGCCACCGCGAGCGTCGCCGTCGATCGGGCCTACTGGTGGTTTCCGGCGATCAACACCGTCGTCGGCGCGGCGCTGACGATGGGCGGCCTCTGGAGGCTCTATGGATAGTCTCTCGACGCGGTCCCACGACTGGACGCGAGCGGCAGTCCAGCGGCGACTCGAGACGATCGTCCGCGAGAACCGCTTTACGATCGCGGTCGTCTTCCCCGTCGTCGGGGCGGTGACGCTCGTGGCCAGCGCCGAGGGACTGCTCCCCGATCCGCTCTCGTACAACCCGTTCCTGATCCTGTTCGGGACGCTGGTCATGCGATCGCCGCTCGTCGTCGGCCTCCTCCCGCGGATCGACCGGCGGGCCGTCGGCGCGCTCGGCGTCCTGACGGCGTTTACGTACGCGATCGAGATCGTCGGGGTCCGAACAGACTGGCCCTACGGGGCATTCGAGTACGGGATCCGGCTCGGACCGATGCTGTTCGGGGAGATCCCGCTCGCCTTGCCCCTGTTTTTCGTCCCGCTGGTACTGAACGCGTACCTGCTCACCCTGCTGGTCCTCCGCGGGTGGGCCGAAAACCCCGTCGTTCGGCTGGGGACGGCGATCGCCGCCATCGTCGGGATCGATCTCGTGTTGGACCCCGCCGCCGTCGCGATCGGGTTCTGGGCCTACCTCCCGCCAGGGGGGTACTACGGCGTTCCCGCCTCGAACTACGGCGGCTGGCTCCTCTCTGGCACCGTCGCCGTCGTGCTGGTGGATCTCGCGTTCGATCGGGCGGCGCTCCGAGAGCGCGTTCGAACCTGCGAGTTCGTCCTCGACGACCTGGTGAGCTTCGTCCTGCTATGGGGATCGATCAACGTCCTCTACGGCAACTGGCTCGCGGCCGGCGTGGCCGGCATCTTCTGTCTCGGCCTGTTCAGTACGGACCGCTACGATCGCGAACTGGTGTGGACGGCACTGCCGATAGGCGGGTAGCGGTGGCAGCCTCGAGTCCGAAGCCGGTACCGGCTCGACGCGGGAGCCGTGTCGAGAGAATCCGTCCTGACCGCCCAACCCCACTCACACGAACAGGTCGCTGAGCGGTTCGCCGAACTGAAGCAATAGCACGACGGCAGCGAGCGTGATAGTCAACCAGACGGCGAGGGTGATCGCGGTCGTCCGAACGCCGTACCGATCGATCGCGAGCGGATCGTGTCCCGAATCAGTACACGTACGAGACGATCAGGATCGCCGTTTCGACGAATTTCGTCCCACGATATAGGGGAGTTGCCGTCACCGCGTCGGAACGCGATCGCCCGGATCCGGTCGGTGGCGGTCCTGGCCGACGGTCGGAATCGCCGAGACGCGCTGGAACACCGCCTCGGGGTCGCGGTTCCAGTGCCAGTGCCAGCGGGTTTTCGCGAGACACCACAGCTTTCGCGCCGTCGACAGCGACGGCTCGGTCGAGAGCACGTCGTACTCCTGCTCGCGGATGATGGTGTGGTGTTCGGCGTAGAGTACGGCCGCGAGCAGGACCGGAAGCTGGCAGTCTTCGGGGAGATACCGGATCCCGGCGACGCCCTCCCGGTAGAGGTCCTCCGTCCGTCTGAGTTCCTCGGCCATCGCCGCCCCGAACGAGTCCGAGTACTCGAGCCGTTCGATCTGCTCCTCCGGGACGCCGTGTGCACGAAGGGTCTCCTGGGGAACGTAGATCCGATCGCGTTCGACGACGTCCTCACGGACGTCCCGCAGGAAGTTCGTCATCTGGAAGGCTTCTCCCAGTTTGACCGCGTGTGGAAGGGCGGTCTCCGGGTCGTCGGGTTCCATGATCGCAGTCATCATCACGCCGACCGCGGCGGCCGAACCGCGCATGTACGCCTCGAGATCGGCGTAGGTCTCGTACCGGTGGCGATCGATGTCGGTCGCCATCGCGTCGAGGAACTCCTCGACCTCCTCGTCGGCGATGCCGTACCGCTCGCGCAGTTCCTGGAACGCCACGAGGACGGGGTCGTCCGGTTCGACCTCACCCAGCGCCTGTGCCCGGAGTCGCTCGAGTTCCGCCCGCTGTTTCTCGGGCGGAACGTCGGCCGCATCGTCGACGACTTCGTCCGCGATGCGAAAGAACGCGTAGAGGACGTGCGTCGCATTGCGGACGCGCTCGGGGAGAAACCGTGTCGCGAGGTAAAACGTCTTGCCGGTCCGTTTCTGGATCGCTTTGCCAGCGTCGATATGTTCCTGTTGCATTCTCGTCCTCGTGTCAACCTGACTTCAGTCGGGTGTCTATGGTACAACAGGAGTATATAAAAGGCCTATCCCTCACTAGTAGGGTGAGTTTATTCTCCGCTGAACAGTTCCTCCAGCAACTTTCGCTGGGCCGTTCGCAGGTGCTGGTGGAACGTCGATCGGGAGATGTCCATCGTCCGGGCGAGGTCCTCGCCCGAGACGTTTCGCGGCCACGCGAAGTAGTCCGCGTAGTAGGCCTTCCGCAGCGCCGTTAGCTGGCGGTCGGTCAGTTTCGTTTCGAGCCTGGCCGCCAGGTCCTGTGGCGTCCGCGTCGGTTCCTCGCTCTCGTGGTAGCTGATCAACTCGACGCGATCGTACCGGTCCGCGAGCAGGTCGTAGGCCGATCGTGCCGACTGTCCGGTCGGGAGTTCGACGGACAGGTCCGCGATCCCGTCACCGGCGTCGAACCGGCGGATCACCGCACCGTGTTCGCTCAACGCGGTCACGACGTCCGCGTCGACGGCGACCTCGAGCAAGGTTCCGCCGTCGTGTTCCGACAGTTCCGTCACCGCCGAAACCGCGTCGAATTCCGCCACGGCCGCCGCGACGTCGTCGTCCCGATCGACGTGGAAGAAGACCAGCGGGGTGCCATCCCGATCGTACGTGAGCCCCCGATAGGAGACGTCAGCGTCGAGTTCGTCGGCGAGCGCCGTGACGAACAGCGACGGATCCTCGATCGCCAGTT includes:
- the cruF gene encoding bisanhydrobacterioruberin hydratase codes for the protein MDSLSTRSHDWTRAAVQRRLETIVRENRFTIAVVFPVVGAVTLVASAEGLLPDPLSYNPFLILFGTLVMRSPLVVGLLPRIDRRAVGALGVLTAFTYAIEIVGVRTDWPYGAFEYGIRLGPMLFGEIPLALPLFFVPLVLNAYLLTLLVLRGWAENPVVRLGTAIAAIVGIDLVLDPAAVAIGFWAYLPPGGYYGVPASNYGGWLLSGTVAVVLVDLAFDRAALRERVRTCEFVLDDLVSFVLLWGSINVLYGNWLAAGVAGIFCLGLFSTDRYDRELVWTALPIGG
- a CDS encoding prenyltransferase, giving the protein MPGNSTSIASSGTRSDPGPESISGSESARGPKSDSDPGRESDPEPGSPIADGDGRGLRDRLSYLVTLSRPRFWLYLAGPVLVGVAYAADGVGDLTSPAAAVLFAYFLLPANVFLYGINDVYDREIDAANPKKEDREARYRGQRWVPAVVAACGVLALLLLPLVPAAAWPWLAAFLVLGAAYSAPPARFKTTPLLDSVSNGLYVTPGIAAYAAVAGTQPPLLAIAGGWLWAMGMHTFSAIPDIDPDRATGIRTTATVLGKRRTYAYVGACWLASAVAFGALDVRLSALMAVYPLLVAAIATASVAVDRAYWWFPAINTVVGAALTMGGLWRLYG
- a CDS encoding phytoene/squalene synthase family protein; the protein is MQQEHIDAGKAIQKRTGKTFYLATRFLPERVRNATHVLYAFFRIADEVVDDAADVPPEKQRAELERLRAQALGEVEPDDPVLVAFQELRERYGIADEEVEEFLDAMATDIDRHRYETYADLEAYMRGSAAAVGVMMTAIMEPDDPETALPHAVKLGEAFQMTNFLRDVREDVVERDRIYVPQETLRAHGVPEEQIERLEYSDSFGAAMAEELRRTEDLYREGVAGIRYLPEDCQLPVLLAAVLYAEHHTIIREQEYDVLSTEPSLSTARKLWCLAKTRWHWHWNRDPEAVFQRVSAIPTVGQDRHRPDPGDRVPTR